The proteins below come from a single Drosophila kikkawai strain 14028-0561.14 chromosome 3R, DkikHiC1v2, whole genome shotgun sequence genomic window:
- the LOC108071394 gene encoding uncharacterized protein: MYKRTRDTVEKKRIYSLKALFKKVVRNISLNNPWIEYENDDERAVSRNVKKNISMRVRSKHKSGFLTVAEKAIIRTPHKSRTIPERRKLCSLFATLICFEQLNPKLRARLVPVIRLLPITPGRCIISKSDFPITVFFIVVGEVRMIKGIDSKGNELVEGIFGPGDVIGEVELLEGCLRTHTFKASTYCELLVLFDYDFAEILSPYMTKAWDEKKRALKALDYFDFLDKDQIVEACRLGTLKQYSPLDTIYAEDAGSLTEVHFVLSGECLILQCLNMAVTMKKGKRVFRLMAAHEDETSRMLRQGVKSQYSALSKRKDETASQAEISRLVESSSSSSDSDPNSVKQLMRKMNLLDIEKSCGLMKEMMEQRTSNFASKKSRMSRMSRVSRRSSDKDQDFKEENGDDHYEDYWGEWTFDDEVEDNDKNDVKYNEKGDAEDDGPKFDVTAPFPASHLNLQDSESDESDIRLKLSSSSSSSREGVTKPVIESRFIDVGSISFGGIFGLGEQMKHRVIMARTTVQCLTLPRFFLMEHKQNPGNIWERRLFYLECMIPSREALFQQFLKTRKWKKFKNDFIRQTLKSSHNHGTQREDIPIMCRIVESAEAGGIGFSK, encoded by the exons ATGTATAAGCGCACCAGGGACACTGTGGAGAAAAAAAGGATTTACAGTCTCAAGGCGCTGTTCAAGAAAGTGGTCCGCAACATAAGCCTAAACAATCCGTGGATTGAATATGAAAATGATGACGAACGCGCTGTTTCGCGTAAtgtcaagaaaaatatatccatGCGGGTGCGATCGAAGCACAAGTCCGGATTTCTTACTGTGGCg GAAAAAGCTATAATTCGGACTCCGCATAAGTCTCGCACAATTCCGGAAAGAAGGAAATTGTGTTCCTTGTTCGCTACGCTCATTTGCTTTGAACAACTTAATCCA AAACTGCGTGCCCGCTTAGTTCCAGTGATTAGGCTGCTGCCCATAACTCCTGGACGTTGTATTATTAGTAAGTCGGATTTTCCCATAACCGTATTTTTCATTGTGGTGGGCGAAGTCCGGATGATTAAGGGCATTGATAGTAAA GGCAACGAACTGGTGGAGGGCATTTTCGGTCCAGGAGACGTGATAGGCGAAGTTGAACTTTTGGAAGGTTGTTTGAGAACACACACCTTCAAGGCATCAA CCTACTGCGAGCTACTGGTCCTCTTCGACTATGACTTTGCGGAGATTCTCAGTCCTTATATGACGAAGGCCTGGGACGAGAAGAAGCGAGCCCTCAAGGCTCTggattattttgattttctgGACAAAGATCAG ATCGTGGAAGCCTGCCGACTTGGGACTCTTAAGCAGTACAGTCCGCTAGATACTATTTATGCCGAGGATGCGGGTTCCCTGACAGAGGTCCACTTTGTGCTCAGTGGAGAATGTCTCATATTGCAGTGCCTAAATATGGCG GTCACGATGAAAAAAGGTAAACGAGTTTTCCGGCTCATGGCCGCACATGAAGACGAAACTTCGAGAATGCTTAGACAAGGCGTGAAATCCCAATATTCCGCCCTAAGTAAACGTAAAGACGAAACTGCTTCACAAGCGGAAATTAGTCGCCTTGTGGaatccagttccagttcctcCGACAGTGATCCGAATTCCGTCAAGCAATTG ATGCGTAAAATGAATTTGCTAGATATAGAGAAGTCATGCGGTTTGATGAAAGAGATGATGGAGCAACGCACTTCGAATTTCGCTTCTAAAAAATCTCGGATGTCTCGCATGTCGCGGGTGTCTCGGAGGTCTTCAGACAAAGATCAGGATTTTAAAGAAGAAAATGGTGATGATCATTATGAAGATTATTGGGGGGAATGGACATTTGATGATGAGGTCGAAGATAATGACAAAAATgatgttaaatataatgaaaaaggCGATGCTGAAGACGATGGGCCTAAATTTGATGTCACAGCCCCTTTCCCGGCATCACATTTAAATCTTCAAGATTCCGAGTCCGATGAAAGTGACATCAGATTAAAATTATCATCGAGTTCTTCCTCGAGTAGAGAAGGTGTAACC AAACCAGTTATTGAGAGCCGCTTCATCGACGTGGGATCTATTTCATTTGGAGGAATCTTCGGCTTGGGAGAGCAGATGAAGCATCGCGTAATAATGGCCAGGACAACGGTTCAGTGCCTGACATTGCCCAGATTTTTTCTAATGGAGCACAAGCAGAACCCTGGCAATATCTGGGAGCGCCGGCTATTCTATCTGGAGTGCATGATCCCGTCGCGGGAAGCCCTGTTCCAACAATTCCTCAAGACTCGCAAGtggaaaaaattcaaaaacgaTTTCATTCGACAAACTTTGAAGTCATCCCACAATCATGGCACACAAAGAGAAGACATTCCAATAATGTGCAGAATCGTTGAATCTGCAGAGGCAGGCGGCATtggtttttcaaaataa
- the LOC108071411 gene encoding translation initiation factor IF-2, whose translation MYIYPSSPESASSLQSEESAAIKIQAGFRGYRVRKQIHRNSKSNSNTRRNQRQRPQNNALMENQGNASRPSNATSNDPKANGENGGKSVEDRCATKIQAGFRGFLVRKKQKIATDAAVKIQAGFRGFKARKELKQCDPVV comes from the coding sequence ATGTACATTTACCCGAGCTCCCCGGAATCAGCATCGTCCTTGCAGTCCGAAGAAAGTGCGGCCATCAAGATCCAGGCCGGATTCCGAGGCTACCGCGTTCGCAAGCAGATCCACCGCAATAGCAAGTCAAACAGTAATACCCGGAGAAACCAGCGCCAACGTCCCCAGAACAACGCCCTAATGGAAAATCAGGGAAACGCGTCTCGCCCCAGCAATGCCACCAGCAACGATCCCAAGGCAAACGGGGAAAATGGTGGAAAATCCGTGGAGGATCGCTGCGCCACCAAGATCCAAGCAGGATTCCGGGGATTCTTGGTCCGCAAAAAGCAGAAAATCGCCACCGACGCTGCAGTGAAGATCCAAGCTGGCTTTCGAGGATTCAAGGCCCGAAAGGAGCTAAAACAATGCGACCCCGTGGTGTAG
- the LOC108071395 gene encoding uncharacterized protein — protein MTTTSLPRVPEGLRDLMKVYTKEVLREKPADLYGFSAKFFNLIVAEKSHQVVRKYEPVQTYETIMKNRIKQQVPISMVFNIIPETLTDLIKKFIKAVLREKPENIYIFAQEYFQRLSKEKSGRIEYTKYSTYEKSIKDKENIAPVSKVTCECGRVLSAQSKDLTKAVSTETTKLGTTITEETTLSSSISYVKSVVVIQRHFRRYLKQKKIGREKNKCNSVEYMTAIILIQRQFRRVLAKRRVEKLKKSRPGQLSYVKFNAANYMKAVVVIQRHYRIYLKRKQEQNRLKNGPVSLATAALIIQRAFRRMVAVRRARRTASVTADPGEELNDNASETGSYTSVSTALLSTESTELGMANYEEKVHQKIIHEDEEVENNNVDASLEKEYLAETIKGDDKSIGPRKSEILGLEREKDLNSELSGIEAEKPLSPVIEDEFTPMKESKRTGSAQETAIKTNNNSLEIKEENEMLLESDSEKPAEIEDEFTAIKAGSKLDSSPETAEIEDEFTAIKAGSKEDSSPETELSKKSSLDLQEKTNAELKTLKASIEELQLEIKDDLKAIKDQELENEVKTEDGNEDSANSKEIEDSLHKQEEDKDKDILIKATSPLTKLTNSESQEVADKPIKTEVTPKVSIEVELVDDVLEEDLSDPYIINPGNELSEGDYLEEQPRSMPTVEIDSLKTVLTNHNREVQKQAPILEEENTVSLSGTDPEIIPTESKNTKESEIPIPDRPGEATDPKQQDDKPIPLTESSSSKDTPNDILESLEETKPESDLKKEDSVADPSASQIEDAPSDRETKPKEFETSKVEQSKQTSSLEDTITPTSNEKVPTSTPSQTEKKSSLLVSNQLIGTQNLPTNRNEIEKNTKKLSSASVKDKDIGTSGRLVPTPIAELQLKSFKAPNDDGAWYDIYVEPQQPSDKDLHSPPPAASVSTNQTEKKQDITPEMEPIVVAERVPSYYTPKEILEPSVPKAKNSISFFVSFDSDDGKPKYKIPKKFRDQSKSDTLADTKSDPEPENNEEDIEVIEVSEGDPEYQQMGGSKLQTIMELNENECNNEGSTLHGEETESSKDLIDKEKSDSESFIRSGDLKLESSTKTDTEHYESVYKTDILNLTRSVQIIERAYRRFKNRRSLKRQEITDNKKKNNAAKVIQKWVRDFLIKKSPKVTSDISRGNQESLAARKIQRAYRRYVEKAKEEAEKEKRAALIIQKAFRAYSQKNLAKSKNESSDNIKLKENQAARKIQRAYRRYLRQANKPKVLLDSESEPIQVYKSTENNASPKSSALNPDEIKEENITQEDNSRPSSSPVEDLSDLSELNQHQAADKIQRAYKRYLQKTHKPKVILDSELEEPITVYKSTEVTSNEVKEEVKTQEANSKPSSSHAQDLSGLTELNQHQAAEKIQGAFRRYLKKSKKAEIKDFKSKDSVKIDKPIGIPSQSESLSKDEGNRTANAALIIQKAFRQYMERRKLENLDEISLDSITSSRITAIENSLCPTEGTPSDSLIQEEIPSEDATQISPKSEWFVGSTRIVPSQEVVEEPLELETEPDPAEITRKTELDTSTQVESVETVDRSHGSLESKLTPGIISSEIDENQANTSKQDNAVSSGLAGLTEAPEAGSHAEDQVLLSQSDIGSIFQTLDMASTQELVNDFLMNEIHFSSAQGPYMNGKQLQEVVEEPCIKRSASRVSLSEGETGNDSSKSEATGLDTLSADTIDKATVKLSKPEEVIEKMAQLRDSKSSERILSAEPSLDEPIVRPMSSLQEQASLDIEDGDIIVYNRLQRDETRESSAQSDSVVFGEAESDKILDRELATEEESGRVHLMRHYTIAGDDPRGLFRSVTIDDALSYGEMAEKDLDSSLGINSTNSFYLDDETSENIRKKMMAYSLSETDSDYFDPKKMSKEDFDIDTAMADAMGTSTETESTIVSAATKIQAGARGFLTRRRLRRASAGTKSSTMDTKASFGNDAISESLERFIEEEAAKKIQAAYRIHTRKRKGNPHRMEGISLESNLAARRQKLQRGDALRNDSTPDDENSGSTNSGQTQKLLKNEKRTKAVGEAKSRAAMELKWLTMRQNSMPVQIDCEVFRVIPKHMRKRIKSAEAGKRK, from the exons atgaCGACAACGAGCTTACCAAGGGTTCCCGAGGGTCTAAGGGACCTCATGAAGGTGTACACCAAGGAAGTGTTACGTGAAAAACCAGCAGATCTGTACGGATTTTCCGCAAAGTTCTTTAATTTGATAGTTGCGGAAAAGTCTCATCAAGTTGTGCGAAAATACGAGCCGGTTCAGACTTACGAAACCATCATGAAAAACCGCATCAAACAGCAGGTGCCCATCTCGATGGTGTTCAATATAATTCCCGAAACACTCACCGATCTGATCAAGAAGTTTATAAAAGCTGTTCTAAGAGAAAAGCCGGAAAACATATATATCTTTGCCCAGGAGTATTTTCAAAGGCTCTCGAAGGAAAAGTCAGGTCGAATCGAGTACACAAAGTATTCGACATACGAAAAGTCAATTAAGGACAAAGAGAACATAGCCCCCGTTTCGAAGGTGACTTGCGAATGTGGCCGAGTTCTTAGTGCGCAAAGCAAGGATCTTACAAAGGCAGTATCCACTGAAACCACAAAATTAGGGACTACTATCACAGAGGAGACTACCCTATCGAGCAGCATTAGCTATGTGAAATCGGTTGTCGTTATTCAACGTCATTTCCGTCGATATCTGAAGCAAAAGAAAATAGGTCGTGAGAAAAACAAGTGCAATAGCGTGGAATACATGACAGCCATCATTTTAATCCAACGGCAATTCCGTCGcgttttggccaaaaggcgAGTCGAAAAACTTAAAAAGTCCCGGCCTGGGCAACTTTCCTACGTTAAGTTCAATGCAGCTAACTACATGAAAGCCGTAGTCGTAATCCAGCGACACTatcgtatatatttaaaaaggaaGCAGGAGCAAAATCGATTGAAAAACGGCCCAGTTTCCTTAGCGACAGCGGCTTTAATAATCCAGAGAGCCTTCCGCAGGATGGTAGCAGTTCGAAGGGCCAGGAGAACGGCATCCGTGACCGCAGATCCTGGCGAGGAGCTCAACGACAATGCCTCCGAGACCGGTTCCTACACATCCGTTTCCACGGCCCTTCTCTCAACGGAATCGACCGAACTGGGAATGGCAAATTACGAGGAAAAAGTCCACCAGAAAATAATTCACGAGGATGAGGAAGTGGAGAACAATAACGTGGATGCCAGCCTAGAGAAGGAGTATTTGGCAGAAACCATTAAAGGCGATGACAAATCGATAGGCCCAAGGAAAAGCG AAATACTTGGTCTGGAAAGGGAAAAGGATCTGAATAGCGAGCTATCTGGAATTGAGGCCGAGAAACCGCTGAGCCCGGTAATCGAGGATGAGTTTACACCAATGAAAGAAAGCAAACGGACAGGATCTGCTCAAGAAACAGCAATTAAAACTAACAATAACAGTTTAGAAATAAAAGAGGAGAACGAAATGCTCCTAGAAAGTGATTCAGAGAAACCAGCAGAAATTGAAGATGAATTTACAGCCATTAAAGCTGGCAGCAAACTGGATTCTTCTCCAGAAACTGCCGAAATCGAGGATGAATTTACAGCCATTAAAGCTGGCAGCAAAGAGGATTCATCTCCAGAAACTGAATTAAGTAAAAAATCGAGCTTAGATCTACAAGAGAAAACCAATGCTGAACTAAAAACATTGAAAGCCAGTATAGAAGAACTACAATTGGAAATTAAAGATGATCTTAAAGCTATTAAGGATCAAGAACTGGAAAACGAGGTAAAAACTGAAGACGGTAACGAAGATTCTGCAAATTCAAAAG AGATAGAAGACTCGCTACATAAACAAGAAGAAGATAAAGACAAAGATATTTTAATCAAAGCAACAAGTCCGTTGACTAAATTAACTAATTCTGAGAGCCAAGAAGTGGCAGATAAACCCATTAAAACCGAAGTTACTCCTAAGGTTTCCATAGAAGTTGAACTTGTGGATGATGTTCTAGAGGAGGATCTGTCTGATCCCTATA TAATTAATCCAGGAAATGAATTATCAGAAGGTGACTACTTGGAAGAGCAGCCTAGAAGTATGCCCACCGTTGAGATAGATAGTCTAAAAACGGTTTTAACCAATCACAATCGGGAGGTCCAAAAACAAG cGCCTATATTAGAGGAAGAAAATACGGTATCTTTAAGTGGAACAGATCCAGAGATCATACCAACAGAAAGTAAGAATACTAAAGAATCCGAAATACCCATACCTGACCGTCCTGGCGAAG CCACGGATCCCAAACAGCAAGACGATAAACCTATTCCATTGACTGAGTCCAGTTCTAGCAAGGATACCCCCAATGATATTTTAGAAAGTCTAGAAGAAACAA AACCCGAATCCGATTTAAAAAAAGAGGATTCAGTTGCAGATCCAAGTGCATCCCAGATTGAAGATGCACCTTCAGATCGTGAAACCAAACCAAAAGAATTCGAAACCTCAAAGGTGgaacaaagcaaacaaacatcCTCTCTTGAAGATACAATCA CTCCCACTTCAAATGAGAAAGTCCCCACAAGTACCCCCTCCCAGACCGAA AAAAAGTCTTCATTGCTTGTATCTAATCAATTAATTGGCACCCAAAATTTACCTACTAACCGTAATGAGATTGAAAAGAACACCAAGAAGTTGTCTAGCGCAAGCGTAAAAGATAAAGATATTGGCACCTCGGGTCGTCTGGTGCCCACACCAATTGCCGAGCTGCAGCTCAAGTCATTCAAAGCTCCCAACGACGACGGCGCCTGGTATGATATCTATGTGGAGCCCCAGCAGCCATCCGACAAGGATTTACATAGCCCACCTCCGGCAGCTTCAGTTTCAACTAACCAAACTGAGAAAAAGCAAGACATAACTCCGGAAATGGAACCCATTGTTGTTGCAGAAAGAGTTCCCAGTTACTATACGCCCAAAGAAATTCTTGAACCCAGTGTTCCAAAAGCTAAGAACTCAATTTCATTCTTCGTTTCCTTTGATTCTGATGATGGCAAGCCCAAGTACAAAATACCCAAAAAGTTTCGGGATCAATCGAAAAGCGATACTTTAGCAGACACGAAAAGTGACCCAGAACCCGAAAATAATGAAGAAGATATTGAAGTAATTGAAGTCTCGGAGGGAGATCCCGAATACCAACAGATGGGCGGATCCAAACTGCAAACCATAATGGAACTTAACGAAAATGAATGTAATAATGAGGGCTCAACTTTACATGGAGAAGAGACAGAGTCGTCAAAGGATTTAATCGATAAAGAGAAGAGTGATTCGGAAAGTTTTATAAGATCTGGAGATCTCAAGTTAGAAAGCTCCACAAAAACTGATACCGAGCATTATGAATCAGTTTACAAAACAGATATTTTAAACCTTACGAGATCTGTGCAGATTATAGAAAGAGCTTATAGGCGCTTTAAGAACCGACGCTCACTAAAGAGGCAAGAAATCACggataataaaaagaaaaataatgcTGCTAAAGTGATACAAAAATGGGTTAGGGACTTTCTAATCAAAAAGTCTCCAAAAGTAACCTCAGATATTTCTCGGGGAAATCAGGAAAGCCTAGCTGCCCGAAAAATTCAGAGAGCTTATAGAAGATACGTTGAAAAAGCTAAAG AGGAagcagaaaaggaaaaaagagcAGCACTTATAATTCAAAAGGCCTTTAGGGCATATTCTCAGAAGAACCTGGCTAAGTCAAAGAATGAATCCTCTGATAACATTAAACTAAAGGAAAATCAAGCTGCTAGAAAAATACAAAGGGCTTACAGAAGGTATTTAAGACAAGCCAATAAGCCAAAAGTCTTACTTGACTCTGAGTCAGAACCTATTCAAGTTTATAAGTCAACAGAAAATAATGCTAGTCCGAAGTCGTCGGCCTTGAACCCAGATGAAATCAAAGAGGAAAATATAACTCAAGAAGATAATTCTAGACCAAGTTCTAGTCCGGTGGAGGATTTATCAGATTTGTCAGAACTAAATCAGCATCAAGCTGCCGACAAAATTCAAAGGGCTTACAAAAGGTATTTACAAAAGACCCACAAGCCAAAAGTGATACTTGACTCAGAGTTAGAGGAACCTATTACAGTTTATAAGTCAACGGAAGTTACCTCAAATGAAGTCAAAGAGGAAGTTAAAACTCAGGAAGCTAATTCTAAGCCAAGTTCTAGCCATGCACAGGATCTGTCAGGCTTGACAGAATTAAATCAGCATCAAGCTGCCGAAAAGATTCAAGGGGCCTTTAGAAGATATttgaaaaaatccaaaaaggCAGAGATcaaagattttaaatcaaaagacTCTGTAAAAATCGATAAACCTATAGGTATACCGAGCCAAAGTGAAAGCTTGTCAAAGGACGAAGGCAACCGAACTGCGAATGCTGCCCTAATAATTCAAAAAGCCTTCAGGCAATATATGGAACGAAGAAAACTAGAAAATCTAGATGAGATCTCCCTGGATTCAATTACCAGTTCTCGCATAACGGCCATCGAAAACTCCTTATGTCCCACTGAAGGCACACCATCCGATAGCCTGATTCAGGAGGAAATACCAAGCGAAGATGCAACGCAGATTAGTCCAAAGTCCGAGTGGTTTGTGGGATCCACTCGCATAGTACCAAGCCAGGAAGTCGTTGAAGAACCTCTTGAGCTAGAAACCGAACCGGATCCGGCTGAAATCACACGTAAAACCGAGCTCGACACCAGCACGCAAGTAGAATCAGTTGAAACAGTAGATAGATCGCATGGCTCGCTTGAATCCAAATTAACTCCTGGTATTATCAGTTCCGAAATCGATGAGAATCAAGCCAATACATCTAAGCAGGATAATGCTGTCTCTTCTGGTTTAGCAGGTTTAACCGAGGCCCCAGAAGCCGGGAGCCATGCGGAGGATCAAGTACTTTTATCACAGTCCGATATTGGCAGTATTTTCCAGA CTCTAGATATGGCATCGACTCAAGAGCTAGTTAATGATTTCTTGATGAACGAAATTCACTTTTCATCCGCTCAAGGACCGTATATGAATGGAAAGCAACTCCAAGAAGTTGTAGAGGAACCTTGCATCAAAAGATCAGCTTCACGAGTGAGCCTTTCTGAAGGGGAAACAGGGAATGATTCCTCAAAATCGGAAGCTACTGGCTTGGATACCCTATCCGCAGATACCATAGACAAGGCAACTGTCAAGCTGTCAAAGCCCGAAGAAGTGATTGAAAAAATGGCACAACTAAGGGACTCCAAGTCTAGCGAGAGAATCCTATCCGCAGAACCCAGTTTAGATGAACCCATTGTCAGACCCATGAGTTCTCTGCAGGAACAAGCCAGCTTGGACATTGAGGATGGAGATATTATCGTATACAACCGCCTTCAGCGGGACGAGACCCGTGAAAGTTCTGCCCAAAGTGACTCTGTAGTCTTTGGGGAGGCAGAATCCGATAAAATTCTAGACAGGGAACTGGCCACTGAGGAGGAGTCCGGAAGAGTGCATCTAATGAGGCATTACACCATCGCTGGAGATGATCCCAGAGGCCTATTCCGATCAGTGACCATTGATGATGCTCTGAGTTACGGTGAAATGGCCGAAAAGGACCTAGATTCAAGCCTAGGCATCAACAGTACGAATAGCTTTTACTTGGACGACGAAACCTCGGAAAATATTCGCAAAAAGATGATGGCTTATTCGCTATCCGAAACTGATTCCGATTACTTTGACCCCAAAAAGATGAGCAAGGAGGACTTTGACATAGACACGGCAATGGCGGATGCCATGGGCACGTCCACAGAAACAGAATCGACCATTGTTTCAGCAGCCACAAAAATCCAAGCCGGAGCACGGGGTTTCCTGACCCGGCGGAGGTTGCGTCGCGCAAGTGCTGGAACCAAATCGTCCACCATGGACACCAAGGCGTCCTTTGGCAATGATGCGATTAGCGAGTCTTTGGAGCGATTCATCGAGGAGGAGGCAGCGAAGAAGATACAAGCCGCATACAGGATTCACACCCGCAAACGCAAGGGCAACCCCCACCGGATGGAGGGCATCAGCTTGGAGAGCAACCTAGCAGCCAGGCGCCAGAAGCTCCAAAGAGGCGATGCTTTGCGCAATGACTCGACTCCCGATGATGAGAACAGTGGATCCACCAATAGCGGACAGACACAGAAGCTcttgaaaaatgaaaagcgaACCAAAGCAGTTG GTGAGGCCAAGTCCAGAGCCGCTATGGAATTAAAGTGGCTCACAATGAGGCAGAACTCAATGCCGGTTCAGATCGATTGCGAAGTTTTCAGAGTTATACCCAAGCACATGCGAAAACGTATCAAAAGCGCCGAGGCaggcaaaagaaaataa
- the TTLL15 gene encoding probable tubulin polyglutamylase ttll-15 produces the protein MDAKVEDSAPELVEADSKLAKSTEENHEKPSLSIGLLPIMIFLAATVTTAVVVELLPHANSRFFPWLPPDAAEDQLKAAPTYAIFGRSPTEEHLVHVVNVLQSFGYKRVDVNESWNLLWAHDYPFLTHPSLKSLGQNQVVNHFPGCGYLTNKVDLCTTQLPFLPRAFRLPAQRQEFLDYARDNPQALFVQKHNEHRHIKVREPADIAFGSNDSFVQEFVQRPFLVDGHKFDIGVYVVITSVNPLRAYIYTGDVLFRYCPVKYYPFDAENVDKYIVGDDYLPTWEVPSLRKFYNRFGGSMRTVFEAYVRDQGMDPSKIWPQVEHIVRSTIAAKENDIVNILRSYRTHNFFDLMRFDLFIDEDLKVYLMEANMSPNLSSAHFKPNSLLYEQVLYSVFNLVGIRPLKATGGTLLSESSEMLTADKNLATDLNKCAAHDCDKSCNKDECDLCLACLSGSEYKMLQQAHQEHLHRIDMKRLFPKPILDLQRFNLAEETTNMTKKNAWMAQWFYNKCLYDATWCT, from the exons ATGGACGCTAAGGTGGAGGACAGTGCTCCGGAGCTGGTGGAAGCTGACAGCAAA TTGGCAAAATCAACAGAGGAGAATCATGAGAAACCATCACTTAGCATTGGATTGCTGCCAATTATGATCTTCCTGGCCGCCACGGTGACCACAGCGGTGGTGGTGGAGCTGTTGCCACATGCCAACAGCAGGTTTTTCCCCTGGCTACCGCCGGATGCTGCGGAAGATCAGCTAAAAGCCGCGCCCACATACGCCATCTTCGGCCGAAGTCCCACAGAGGAGCACCTAGTGCACGTGGTGAATGTGCTGCAGAGTTTTGGATATAAGCGAGTGGACGTGAACGAGAGTTGGAACCTTCTATGGGCCCACGATTACCCCTTCCTCACGCACCCAAGCCTGAAGAGTCTCGGCCAGAATCAGGTGGTAAACCACTTTCCGGGCTGTGGGTACCTCACCAACAAGGTGGACCTGTGCACCACACAGCTGCCATTTTTGCCACGCGCCTTTCGTCTGCCGGCACAGCGGCAGGAGTTCCTGGACTACGCCCGCGACAATCCGCAGGCTCTCTTTGTCCAAAAGCACAATGAACACAGGCACATCAAGGTGCGAGAGCCGGCGGACATTGCCTTCGGCTCCAACGACTCCTTTGTGCAGGAGTTCGTGCAGCGACCCTTTCTCGTGGATGGCCACAAGTTCGACATAGGCGTCTATGTGGTCATAACCTCCGTCAATCCTCTGCGAGCTTATATCTACACGGGGGACGTGCTCTTCCGATACTGCCCCGTGAAGTACTATCCCTTTGACGCCGAGAATGTGGACAAATATATCGTGGGCGACGACTACCTGCCCACCTGGGAGGTTCCCTCGCTGAGGAAGTTCTACAATCGCTTCGGCGGCAGCATGCGTACCGTCTTCGAAGCCTACGTAAGGGATCAGGGCATGGATCCTTCAAAGATTTGGCCTCAAGTGGAGCACATAGTCCGCTCAACGATAGCGGCCAAGGAGAACGACATTGTCAATATTCTGCGCTCCTACAGGACGCACAACTTCTTCGATTTGATGCGATTCGACCTGTTCATCGATGAGGATTTGAAGGTTTACCTCATGGAGGCCAACATGTCGCCGAATCTCTCCTCGGCACACTTCAAGCCCAACTCTCTGCTGTACGAACAGGTTCTGTACAGCGTCTTCAATCTGGTGGGAATTCGTCCTCTCAAGGCAACAGGTGGCACTTT ATTAAGTGAGAGCAGCGAAATGCTTACAGCTGACAAAAACTTGGCCACCGATTTGAATAAATGCGCTGCCCACGACTGCGATAAGTCCTGCAACAAGGACGAGTGTGACCTCTGCCTGGCCTGCCTCAGTGGATCGGAGTATAAAATGCTGCAGCAAGCCCATCAGGAGCACCTGCATCGCATCGACATGAAGCGTCTTTTCCCGAAACCAATT cTCGACCTGCAGCGCTTCAATCTGGCCGAGGAAACCACAAACATGACCAAGAAAAACGCTTGGATGGCCCAGTGGTTCTACAACAAATGCCTATATGATGCTACCTGGTGTACTTAg